The nucleotide window ATCAGTAATGATAAATCAGTAGATGACTGGCCAGAAAGAGTCAAAACTTATCAAATTGGTCAAGATATAAATTTTAAAGATGGGAAACTAAACTTAGAGTTTGTGGGGAATCGAATAGATGCTATTGTCGGGGAGGGAGAAGATATTAAAGCAGAAGTTCTAATAGATGGAAAACACCCGTCAGAAATTTCCGATTTATATCGTTTTACAAGAGCTAATGAAACCTCTTCAAAAGATTGGCCTTGGGATGTTGCTGCTCCCTTTTTGATAAGTTGGGAAAAGCCTCCTATAGATGAAGATTGGACTTTGATTATTGAGGACGTAAATTCTATAGAACAAGAAGAAAAAAAAGAATTAAACTTTACTTTTTCTGTAACGGGTTCAAAAACGGGTGCTGATGGACAAGGTTCAAATACAGAAAAATTTGTTTCTAATTCAGGTCGAGTTGTAATAGAGCCTTTTTCCTGGATTTTATCTAGTCGTTATCCTTCTCCGATTAAATCTGGATATACTTTAAAGTTTAAATCTCTTCTCTTGGGAACAGACGTTTATGAAGCTCCAACTATCAAAGATAATAATCATGAATTAACCATAACATTAGCTCAGGGTTTAAAAAACACAAAACATCATTTGCAACTAATCCCTAATAAAAAAGGTCTTGTTCCCATTAAAGCCATTCGTGTTTATCGACCTCCGTTAAATGAGACAAATATTAAAAAGCCTCTAGTTGCTGACGAAGTCATCCCCTCTTCTCAGGAAAATGAATAATTAATTTTTAGCTCAGTCTCCAATCTGTATAAAGCAGTCTAGAAAAAACAGCTAAAAAGTTAATCCAATTTATGGCTCATTTAGTGATAATTCTGCTGAAAATTTCATTTATTTCCTTTAAAAATTCGGATTGAGTATGATTAGAAAATATATTTTTTCTATAACGTTGAAAAAGGTCAATGATTTTAATTTCTTCTTGTACAGTTATACAATCTAAATTGACGACTAAAGACGAATTTAAATCATTGGGTTCAAATTTTTCTAATCCTTGTCCGTATTCTCGTCTGTTGTCTTGAAATATTTTTTTTGAGACATCAGTGAGTAAATAAGCAAATAATAAATCTTCTCGATTAGCTGACAACAAATTAAGATAAATACAATGAAAAGTAGTCAGGTTTCTAATTTTGGCTTCATTTTTAATAAATCGTAGCCCATTACGATTAAAAACCGATACCCAAATAGGAGAAGGGGGACGTTTTTCTATGGCATACCAAGGCTTTCTATGACTGGTTAAATGTTTTTTGTGAATCTGATTTTCTTCTCCTAATTGGATATATTTTTTGACGTTTTCATTCTGTAAATCTGTCACATTTAGAAGCAAAACCTTTTTATTTTTTTCTTTCAATTCTTCAAAAGTGGCCAGATTGAAAAAAGGCGAATTAATATAATTAGCTTTAGGAATACAGGGTAATAAATAACAATCTGGAATTTTATAGTGTTTTTGTTTTTCTAGATTAAAGGTAAAATAATCATTTGCTCCTGTAGCAATGCCTCTGACTACTTTTCCATAAGCTGAAAACGGCACAAGATTTTTAAAGTTTAAGGACTGTTGAGGTTGATAGTATAAACGCCATTTAAGTTTGGGATTAATTTGAGAATAATTTAGTTTATTTCCTCCCGTTAAACTCTGAGGATATTTATTCAATTCGGTTTGTAAATTATTCAATTCAGTTAGAGATTTAACAGAAATAAATTCTAAATCTTGAGACTTTTTATCGTGGGCAAAAAGTAAAATACTCGATGTAGTAATGGCATCAGTGAATATATTTTCTGCAAAATCAAGAATAATGACATATCTCAGTTTTCCATCTTTTATTAAATAGTCTTTGATCTTTTTGCCATAATCAGAATTCAAAAATTCAGAAGGAACAATATAGGCGATTCTGCCATTGGGATTGAGTTGATAAATAGATTTTAATAGAAATAAAGTATATAAGTTAGTAAAACCGGTTAACGTAATTCCTAATTTTTGTTTGATTTCTTTTAAATTAGTTTTATTATCATAATCATGAAATTTAAAGTAGGGGGGATTACAAATAATTCCATCATAATTTTCCTGCCAATCTTGACTGATATAATCTTGGTGATATAAATTAACGTTTAAATGATGATTAAGTTTTCGGGCTTGAGATAAAATTAAACTATCAATTTCTAAACCCGTTATATTTATATTTCTATCAGTATTATCAAAAATCGCTCTCGCAAATACTCCTAACCCAAAAGCCGGATCAAGAATAGTTTTACAATCAGTATTTCCTAATATCCATTGAGCCATAAAATCAGCTATGGGATAAGGAGTAAAAAATTGAGCATATTTTTTTCGATGTTCTAAACTAACTGACTGACAGTATTCTTTTTCATCCTGCATAATTTTAGGCTCTAAAAAACCGTAACATCTGATTACCTCCTTTTTGGAATTCATAATTAGTCTGTTCAATACAGCTTTGAATGCCGATTTTAGCCATAGCTTCCCTAACCGGTTCAATATAAGACGAAACTTGAAGCGATAAAGTCAGTAACGGAAAAACTCTCACTTCTTGAGCAACTCGACACATTTCTTGAATAGAATTTAGATGAAACTCTAGAGATAATAAATCAGAATATAAAAACAAAAAATGAGAACATAACCCTAATTGAAATTGATATGACTCAAAAGGTAAATGGGGTAAAGCTCCCATTTGATAATGCTTTTCTTGTCGTCCCTTTTCATAATCAGACAGAAAAATGTTTAACGCTTTAGTTCGATTTTGACGTAAATCTTCCGGGTTTTGATGATAACTCCAAGTCCAATTTTTAGGCGTTGCTTTTACTTGCTCAATAATATCATCTACCACTTCTTCAAAACGTCGCTTAATCTCTTTGGCAGAAAATTCATAAATCGGATCGATAGAGATAACATTATAACCCGCTTGGGTCATCTCCGCATTAAAACTTGCTGGCCCATCTCCACATCCTAAAATTAGCTGTTGGCAATCTTCCTCCGACAGATTAAACATCAATTCATATTCACGTCGAGAACGTCCAAAGGGGACAATTTCGCTTAATTTTAGACTCATCTTGATTTAACATCCAATTAAACGCTCTAAGTGAATATTGTATAGCAGGGGGCAGGAGGCAGGAGGTTAAAAGTTTACTCTCATGTTTGGTTGAGATTTGAAAAATGTCCTAACGGCCTTGGCATTTGCTATAATTGTTTTTGCCTAATTGACCTTAAAATATTTCTTTTTTGAATCGATTGATGGCTTCAGAGGCTTGTTTTAGAGTTGCTCCTGTCCATTTGCGATATAATTTCAAAGCATAGATTTTTCGCTGTTGACGCAGGACTTCTAAAATTTTCAATTTTTCTCCTTTTGTAATCTTTCTCGGTTGTTTGGGTTTCTTTGTCGGTAAACTTATGGCCATTCCCATCCACAACCCAGCTAAAAACGCGATCGCTATTGATGCTATCACTAAAATTAGACTAAGCATAATCTTAATCGATACATCTGATTTAATCTTTTTATGCTAATAAATTACAGGGGATCAATCATCAACCATTAGGAGTTTGACAATTAACAATTTTTTCCTACTTTTGTAGTAATTAGATTGACCTAAATAATAAGTAAAAAAATAAATTAGCCCGCGTAGGCGGGCTTTGCTCGTATAGCTTCACCCTTTAGGGTGTTAACATCAGGAAAAATCAAACACCCCAGATAAGAATTAATAAATATTAAGCAATCGTCACTTCAGGAGAAAGATAAACATCTTGAATGGCATGAAACAGTTTAATCCCTTCTTCTATAGGACGTTGAAAAGCTTTTCTTCCTGAAATAAGTCCGCAACCTCCCGCGCGTTTATTAATAACAGCCGTTCGCACCGCCTCAGCAAAATCATTTTTTCCTGAAGCCCCACCAGAATTAATTAAACCACTGCGCCCACAATAACAATTAAGCACTTGATAACGGGTTAAATCAATGGGATGATCTGAGGTTAATTGAGTGTAAACTTTGTCATGAGTTCTCCCATATTTTTCGCCGGTTGCTTTAGCTACGGCTTCATAACCTCGGTTACATTCTGGCAATTTCTGTTTAATAATATCTGCTTCTATTGTTACTCCTAAATGATTCGCTTGCCCGGTTAAATCAGCCGCCAGATGATAATCTTTATCTTGTTTAAATACATCATTGCGTAAGTAACACCATAAAATAGTTGCCATTCCCAATTGATGAGCATGAGCAAAAGCTTCACTCACTTCTTGAATTTGACGATCGCTTTCGGGTGAGCCAAAATAAATAGTAGCACCAACGGCAACCGCCCCTAAATTCCAGGCTTGCTCTACATTAGCAAACATGATTTGATCTGAGCCATTGGGATAGGTCAGCAATTCGTTATGATTGAGCTTAACAATAAAGGGGATACGATGGGCATATTTACGGGATACCATCCCCAAAACCCCTAAAGTGGTAGCGACTGCGTTACATCCCCCCCCTAACGCCAGTTTAATAATATTTTCCGGATCAAAATAGATGGGGTTAGGGGCAAAAGAAGCCCCTGCCGAATGTTCGATCCCCTGATCCACTGGTAAAATTGAAAGATATCCTGTATTGGCTAATCTTCCGCTAGAGTATAGTTGTTGTAAACTACGCAGCACTTGAGGATTGCGATCGCTATTAACAAAAATCCGCTCTATAAAATCGTTGCCGGGTAAATGAAGTAAAGATTTAGGAACTTTTGCTTCGTAGGTGAGTAAACTTTCTGCTTCATCACCTAACCAAGATGCAATCGATGGAGGAGTGTAGATGGTTGCTGTCATAATGCTTTTTTGGCAGTACCACAAATTCAACTTTAAGTCAACTTCTATCTAGTGTGGCAATTTTTTCGTTTTTTTAAATCTCTCTAAGGAGTTAAGTATATCGACACAATTAAAGTTAACTGTGAGATTAGGCAACAGGCAACAGGCAACAGGCAACATTTAAAACGGATTATTATACTTCTTTGCTCATCAAATTTTACGTCAAGTTTTATAACTTTCACTTTAAAAGTTATAAATTTTGCCAGAAGTTTACTTTCTGATCAAGTGTTAAAGATCTCATTATCCATTATCCATTATCCATTATCCATTGTCCATTGTCCATTATCCATTGTCCATTATCCATTGTCCATTGTCCATTATCCATTATCCATTATATTTAGAGACTTAGCCATTGAGAAATTGCACCGGGTACGGGTAAAAGAATACTGACTAATAAGGCTAAAGAAAACAAGCCTAAGAAATCTCGCGTAGTATCTAATTCGGTCACATCATTTAAGGCGGGATTATCTACCAAAGGCATTAATAATAAAATAATTGCCCAGAGTAAAAATTCTCCTTTCATGAGTGCTAAAACAAAGACAAATAATCGAGTTAATTGACCAATAATAATCGCTGTTTTTTGACCAAACATAGCATGAACAATATGACCCCCATCTAGTTGTCCGACAGGCATCAAATTAAGAGCAGTAACGATTAAACCGATATATCCAGCGACAGCTAAAGGATGTAAATCAATAGCTATTCCGGGAATTAATTGACTGCCTAAAGCGATTTTAGAGAATACAGCAAATAGAAAAGAAAACCGAGGATCAAGGGCTTCAAAATTTAGTAAACTGGTATTTTCAGGGTCAATACTTACCGTATCAGATAGAGTTAACCCCCATAAAAGTAGAGGAACAGTAACGATAAATCCTCCCAATGGCCCTGCAATTCCCACATCAAATAAAGCTTTGCGATTGGGAACGGGTGACTTCATTTGAATAAATGCCCCAAACGTCCCTAAGAAAAAAGGAATGGGAATAAAATAAGGTAGCGTCGCACGGATTTTATAATGAATCGCCGCTAGATAATGACTAAATTCGTGAATGCCTAAAATGGTAATAATGCCTAAACTGTAAGGGAGTCCTTGCCAAATTAAGTTAAGATTATCCTCTAATTGTTCTGGGGTAACTCCGCTAATTTCTGCTCCTATAAGCGTTGTGGTTAATAAAGTAATTAATAGCAGTCCTAACGCAAAAATAGGCCGCTTAAGGGGTTGAGTATCCGATGGTTGACCGGTTTTTGACCAAGGATTAGAAACTAAGGCAAAAAAGGGTTGACCTTGTAAACTTTCTTGGAAGAGAACTAAAAAACGATCGCCGAAAGTTTTTTCTATATTTCCCTTAATGGTTTTATAAGCTTCTTCGGGGACAGCCCTTAATTTTCCGCGACAGAGAATCGCTTGAGGACGATAATCAATCTGTTGTAAATAATAAATTCCCCAAGGAAAACAGTCTCTTAATTCTTTTTCTTCATCGACAGTTATCGGACGAGTTTTTGAGTTATTATCTTGAGGTTGAACCGATTCGAGAATTGATGGGGTTTCTGGTTTGGGGGGAGGAGTATCCGTCTTGGGTCTTCCGATCTGAATTAACCACCAATATAATAGAGGACAAAGCACAAACGGCCCAATTAAAAGTAACGGGGGCATAGGTTGGTCTTCACCATTAAATTGCCACCAAACCCCCCAAATAATGGGAGGGGTCATCATCACTAGCCAAATTAGCCAAATAGGAGTTCGAGTCATTTTGGCGACATTACGTTGTAGGAGAAAGTAAGTAATGAAGCCGAGTACACTTAAGATGAGCCAGATTTCCATGTTAAACAACCTAATGGGTTATATGTACAGAGCGTTTCAGACATACTGTTATCAGGGAAGCCATCCTTTTCATAGGATAATGAATAAAGATAAAGGGTTTGCCCTTAATTGTTGTAACAGATCTGATCGAACTCATGCCATCTGATTCTAACTATCACTCTACAGCTAATGCTCCTGATGACAATTTAGAACCTTCTACACAAGTTATACGCTCTAAACCTCCCCGATTAATTTTAGAGGGGTTATATGCTTTTGCTCCCAATCGAGAGACTTTAGGAGGGACTTCTTACTTTATTGTAGAAAATACGGGTAACATCTTGATCGATTGTCCGGCTTGGGAAAACATTAATCAACAATTTTTAATTAATCATGGTGTGCGATGGTTATTTTTAACTCATCGGGGTGGCATCAGCAAACAGCTTAAGTTAATGCAATCTGTCCTCAATTGTGAGGTGATTATTCAAGAACAAGAAGCGTATCTATTGCCAGAAGTCCCCCTCACTTCCTTTGTCCAAGAAATCCTTTTAAATTCTCATTATTGTGGGGTTTGGACTCCCGGACATTCGCCGGGATCTTCTTGTTTTTATTGGCCGCAACATGGGGGGGTTCTTTTTTCGGGACGGCATTTACTACCCAATCAACAAGGGCAACCCGTTCCCCTTCGTACCGCTAAAACCTTTCATTGGTGGCGACAGTTAAAAAGTGTGGCCGCTTTACGCGATCGCTTTAGTCCCGAAACTCTTAATTATCTCTGTCCTGGGGCAAATACTGGCTTTTTACGGGGTAAAGGATTTATTGAACAAGCTTATCACCAGTTAGAGCAATTAAACCTTGAACAACTTCGACAAGCTCCCATTTTTGAACTTTTTTCATAAATGTTAAGATGACTTAACATTTAGCAATAAAACTTTCATTTTTTTCATAAAGCTTGATAAACTGTTACATACAGCAATAATTATTAAACATTGATCAAACATTAGGAGAGATAAAACTCAATGGCAGGACTTTTTGGCTTTGGTGGTAAGACTAAATATGTTGATGAACCGAATCAGCCACAACAAAACGGAAAAAAAGGAGCTTTCTTTCTTGAGCCAGACGATGCCAAATCTCTCGGCAATATAGAATTCATGCGGAAAGCCTACAAAATTAAAAGAAGTTTTCCCAAAACTTTAAAAGGTGCTGGAGCAAAAGTTGTTTCTGAAATCTCCTCTATGCAAAAAGCGATCGCAAAAGGTGAGATGATTGCTCCCCAAATCACCCAAACCACCCAAACCACCCAAACCAGCCAACCTACTCAAGAAAATACGGTTCGTCGCAGTGCTGACACCAGCATGGATATGTTCCGTAAAATGGCTAAAGACATTAAAAAATAAATAAATCTTTCTCAAGTTTTCCCACACTGGATTTAATAATTCCTCAGTGTGGTTTTTTTATAAAGTAGGTTGGGTTGAGGGACGAAACCCAACTTCAATAATTGATAATTGACAAGGGATAATTGATACCAATTCTCTATAACGCTGCATTTAATCGATCCCCCCAACCCCCCTTAACAAGGGGGGCTTTAAAGAAAAATGAATTGCATTATTAAGGAGAATTGGTATGACAATTTCCTCTTCATTAATGAAGAGGATTGAAACCGGAGAAAATTTTTGTTGATTTTTCTTGTTGAAAAAAGAGGTTTTAAACCAAATTAATTAATTATCCATTATCAATTATCCATTATCCATTGATAAACAAACCTAACACAAACTAATAGTCTGTCAATCTTAAATTGACCGGTTGAGACAGGCAGGGGAAGCAGAGGGAGCAGAGGGAGATTTAACCGTCAAAATTAGCTTGACACAGAACTAAGCTTTGTTGGGTTTCACTACCGTTCAACCCAACCTACAACTCTCGCTCAAATTGTAGGATGCGTCCGGTGACGCATCAAAAAAAACTGTAGTTTGATTTTTAAGAATTTGTATAATGATCATTAATGACTAAAACTTCATTAACTTTACCTCTTTTAAATTTATTAGAATTAATGAATCTAGAGGCAGAAACCGTAACGATTTTATAGTCTTTATAGAGTTCTCTAATAAAAGGAGTGTCAGCATTACTTAATAAAACCTGACATTTCCGTCTCGTTAAATCATCAACCGTTAATTTGAGACGTTTTTGTTCATCTTGATTAAAGCAATTGATATCATAAGCGGTAAAATAAGCAGTATCCGACAAGGGATCATAAGGAGGATCAAAATAAACAAAATCTCCTTGTTTAGCGGTTTTAACTGCCTCTTTAAAATCTGTATTAAGGATTTCAATTTTATTATTATTTAAATAATGATGAATGGATATAAGTAAACTTTCCTCTAAAATATTAGGATTTTTATATTTTCCAAAAGGGACATTAAACTGTCCTTGAGAATTAACTCTAAATAAACCATTATAACAAGTTTTATTGAGAAAAATAAGCCTTGATGCCCGTTCAACAGATGATTTTTTTTCATAATCATAGTTTCTATCCCATTGACGGATATCATAATAATATTCTGATTCATTTTTATGTTTTCTTAAATCTTCAATTAACGCCTCTACTGAATCTTTAATGACTCGATAACAGTTAATTAATTCTTCATTACTATCATTAATTACCGCTTGCTTGGGCTGTAATGCAAATAAAATAGCTCCTCCTCCTAAAAAAGGTTCATAATAAGTTGTATATTTAGGTATATAGTTTTTTATTTCTTTAATGAGTTGTCTTTTCCCTCCTGCCCATTTTAAAAAGGGTTTGACTAAATAGTTGGACATAATTTTAAGAATTGATAGTTGAGAATTGAGAATTGATAATGATTTATCCCTTACAGTTCAGCTTAATTTTATCGGACTATTGCTCAGATTTTATGGAGTGCGCCAAATTGCATCGGCAACCCGACAGACATCATACATCGGTTTAACGTCATGAACTCTTAAAATATCTGCCTTGGATGCGATCGCTGCACAACAAGCCGCCGCCGTTCCCCAAACACGCTGTTTAGGGTCATTTTCCCCCAGAATATGACCAATAAAACGTTTACGAGAAGCCCCGACTAAAATGGGAACATCTAAAGATTTAAACTCTACAATCTGTCTGAGAAGTTGTAAATTTTGTTCATAAGTTTTAGCAAAGCCAATACCTGGATCGATAATAATATGCGATCGCTTGACCCCAACAGCAAGAGCTTGATTAATTTGACCTTTTAAAAAGTGTTGAATTTCTGCGATTAAATCCTGATAATCAGTTAAAGATTGCATTGTTTGGGGAGTTCCTCGGATGTGCATTAAAATAATAGGAACATCTAAGCGAGCAACAACAGAAAACATTTCTGGCTCAAACGTTCCCCCAGAAATATCATTAACCATATCTGCTCCGGCTTCTATCGCACACTGAGCAACTGTAGCTCTCGTGGTATCAATAGAAATAGGAAGAGAAATTTCCGAACGTAAGGCTTTAATAACAGGAATAACTCGGTTAAGTTCTTCATCGAGGGAAATTTGTTCCGCACCCGGACGAGTTGACTGGCCTCCAATATCGATAATATCTGCTCCTTCTGTCACCATTTTTTTAGCTTGAATTAAAGCCAACTCCAGAGAATTAAATTCACCCCCATCACTAAAACTATCCGGGGTAACATTTAAAATTCCCATTAAGTAAGTCCGAGTTCCCCAATTAAAAGAATAACCGCGAATCACTAAATCATCCATTTTTTCTGATTTAATCTTGATACTTAAAGACCTTGGTGGGCAATGGCTGTGCCTGTCGTCGCACGGCAGGCTTTATACGCCCCGTCCCACCCTAAGAAGTTATACCAATTCTTAAAAATCAGACTACGGTTTTTGATGCGTTGGGAACGCATCCTACAATTTGAGCAAAAAGATTGTGTAGTTAAAATTTACAGAATTGGTATTAAAAAATTTTGCCATAGCCATTAGTTTTAGATTTTTTTAGACTAATGACTATTGACTTATAACTGATGACGATTGACTATTTATAATTAACAATCTGGGCGAAATCTGCCGGATTTAAACTAGCACCGCCGACTAAAGCACCATCAATTTCTGATTGTTTCATAATTTCATCAATATTACCGGGTTTAACAGAACCTCCATATTGAATCGAGACATTTTTATTGGTTAATTGTTCTCGAATGATGCCGATAACTCGGTTAGCTTCTGAAGATTCACAGGTGTCACCAGTCCCAATGGCCCAGATGGGTTCATAAGCAATGACTAACTTATTTTGATCTACATCAACCAAATCCCGTTTTAATTGATTAATGATGATCTTTTCCGTTTCTCCTGCATCCCGTTGAGATTTAGATTCCCCAACACAGAGGATAGGAATTAACCCGTATTTTTGAGCCGCAAGGACTCTTAAATTGACGGTTTCATCGGTGTCTCCGAAATATTGACGGCGTTCACTATGACCCACAATGACATAACTCACCCCGATTTCGGTTAGCATTGCCCCGGAAATTTCACCTGTGTAGGCACCGGCTTCTTCCCAGTGGACATTTTGCGCCCCTAATTTAATGCGACTCCCATGTAAATTTTTAGACATTGCTCCTAAATCAGTAAAGGGGGCGCATAAGACTATTTCTCTAGATTCGTCTGTATCCTCTATTTTTGATTTAAATACTTGCACAAACTCCAGAGCTTCTGCTTGAGTCTTGTACATTTTCCAGTTACCAGCAATGATAATTTTCCGCACAGCTTAACCCTTAATGTTAACTTCAATACATAATGCAGATTTCTAGTTTAAGGCTTTCGGGGTCATTAGTTAATAGTTAACAGTTAACAGTGATCACTTATCAGTGCTAATTTTAGTCGGAAATAAATCAAGTTGATCAACTTTTTCCCCCTGCCCCCTGCCTCCTGCCCCCTGCCTCCTGCCTCCTGCCTCCTGCCTCCTGCCCCCTGCCTCCTGCCCCCTGCCTCCTGCCCCCTGCCTCCTGCCTCCTGCCTCCTGCCTCCTGCCCCCTGCCTCCTGCCTCCTGCCTCCTGCCTCCTGCCCCCTGCCTCCTGCCTCCTGCCTCCTGCCTCCTGCCCCCTGCTATACTTATTTATTGATCGCTGACGACTTGTTCCTGAGAGTCTTCTAAAAAGGTTTTAACGGTTTTATCCGGCCTCAGAACTAGACGAATTTGAGGATTTTCTACATTTTCCGGCACGGCAGAAACAAACGGTTCTCCCATGAGGGGCATATTCGTCTGATCTAAATACAGTCTAGCCGCTTTTCCTAAAGGAATAATACGTCCGATAGAACCGTCTGAATTTAAAACTAAACGGTATTCGAGAGTATGTTTCAAGCTTTCTGGGGGTTGCCAACGCTCTTGAAAATATTCTCTAGTTTCTGTGACTTGAGGAATGGTATCTAATAGAGTGGTGTTGTTGGTATTGTTAGGGATGTTTCCTGAATTTAGGGCACTCACTCCAGGCTGATTCGGATTAGAGGGGACAGCCGCGCTTTGAGAGGGCAATTTGGGTAATTGAGGGAGATTGGGGACTGCGGTAGTAGGGGGCATCGTATAGGCGGTATTAGCACTCTTGGAGGGCGTATTAGAGAGGATAGGTACAGAATGAGGACTCGGAGGAGGTGCTAAGGGAGAAAGATTAGGGGCGGTGGCAACGGGGGGAGTAGAGGGGAGATTAGGTTTTAAAATGATAGTATTTTGCTCCGGTGCAGGGGGAACGACGGGAGCAGGAGGCAGAACGGTTTTAGGAGGCACAACAACCGCTACATCTGGGTTACGAGGCGGAGAGTTAGGGTTGCCGACTTGGGGAGGAGGAGGTAATTTTTGTTGTTGTTCTAAGGACGGGGCTAAGGTAGGAGAAGGAACAGGTTGACCCGATGGCGGCAAAGGAACAGGAGGTAAAATATCTTTAATGGTTTGATTGTCTGATGGAGAGGCAGAATTGTTAAGGGCTGTGTTTTGATGGGATAACTGATACCATCTCAGTCCTACTGTCGGTATTCCGACGGCGAGAAGGGCGACAAGGGTTGTAATTGTCCAGACTACAGTTTTTTTCGGGGAGTTGGTATTCTCAAAATTAGGGGAAATTTCCGCTTCTTGAGTGTATTCTTCTAAAGCATTGGCTAAGTCAAAAAGTTGAGATATGCTCAGTAAGATTTTGCTTTTATTGTGATTGGTGATCAGTACACTACAATCGAGTTCATGATTGAGTAATCCTTTGGGTTTTAAAGAGGGGAGAGGAATACCCGATAGATGAGTAGGATTAGGAATATCCCTGGAGACCGGTAGGGATTTTTCTTGTAAATAAGCCCCATTGCCTTCTTTTAGGGGAACATGAGCAATTAAGCGTTTTTCGGAAATTAAGGGTAAATTTTTTGAGGAGGAGGCGAGTAAGTTTTGAACGTAAGTGGTTACAATATCACAAAGCACTTGAAGCTCACTGCGATCGCCTTCTAAGGTAACTTGTTCCTCATCGAGCATTTTCGGGTCATCAAAGTGTAATTTAAATTTAAACTCTTTGAGACGATTATCAATAGACCACAAGGATAAAGGAGAACGTTT belongs to Gloeothece citriformis PCC 7424 and includes:
- a CDS encoding site-2 protease family protein; protein product: MEIWLILSVLGFITYFLLQRNVAKMTRTPIWLIWLVMMTPPIIWGVWWQFNGEDQPMPPLLLIGPFVLCPLLYWWLIQIGRPKTDTPPPKPETPSILESVQPQDNNSKTRPITVDEEKELRDCFPWGIYYLQQIDYRPQAILCRGKLRAVPEEAYKTIKGNIEKTFGDRFLVLFQESLQGQPFFALVSNPWSKTGQPSDTQPLKRPIFALGLLLITLLTTTLIGAEISGVTPEQLEDNLNLIWQGLPYSLGIITILGIHEFSHYLAAIHYKIRATLPYFIPIPFFLGTFGAFIQMKSPVPNRKALFDVGIAGPLGGFIVTVPLLLWGLTLSDTVSIDPENTSLLNFEALDPRFSFLFAVFSKIALGSQLIPGIAIDLHPLAVAGYIGLIVTALNLMPVGQLDGGHIVHAMFGQKTAIIIGQLTRLFVFVLALMKGEFLLWAIILLLMPLVDNPALNDVTELDTTRDFLGLFSLALLVSILLPVPGAISQWLSL
- a CDS encoding class I fructose-bisphosphate aldolase, with protein sequence MTATIYTPPSIASWLGDEAESLLTYEAKVPKSLLHLPGNDFIERIFVNSDRNPQVLRSLQQLYSSGRLANTGYLSILPVDQGIEHSAGASFAPNPIYFDPENIIKLALGGGCNAVATTLGVLGMVSRKYAHRIPFIVKLNHNELLTYPNGSDQIMFANVEQAWNLGAVAVGATIYFGSPESDRQIQEVSEAFAHAHQLGMATILWCYLRNDVFKQDKDYHLAADLTGQANHLGVTIEADIIKQKLPECNRGYEAVAKATGEKYGRTHDKVYTQLTSDHPIDLTRYQVLNCYCGRSGLINSGGASGKNDFAEAVRTAVINKRAGGCGLISGRKAFQRPIEEGIKLFHAIQDVYLSPEVTIA
- a CDS encoding DNA adenine methylase: MSNYLVKPFLKWAGGKRQLIKEIKNYIPKYTTYYEPFLGGGAILFALQPKQAVINDSNEELINCYRVIKDSVEALIEDLRKHKNESEYYYDIRQWDRNYDYEKKSSVERASRLIFLNKTCYNGLFRVNSQGQFNVPFGKYKNPNILEESLLISIHHYLNNNKIEILNTDFKEAVKTAKQGDFVYFDPPYDPLSDTAYFTAYDINCFNQDEQKRLKLTVDDLTRRKCQVLLSNADTPFIRELYKDYKIVTVSASRFINSNKFKRGKVNEVLVINDHYTNS
- a CDS encoding SGNH/GDSL hydrolase family protein — its product is MNLLSKSTSQNPNQVKILFYGQSITRGLWWKQIEEDLKKRYPYADIEVKNLAIGGFAAQRLVLNTERDLLSFYPDLIIFHVYGDHIQYEQIILKMRTLTTADIAIQTDHYNRDSNPYQSDQGWTAFMNGRFLPKVAQRYLCELIDIRSAWRQYLIDNSYQPSKLLIDRVHLNEQGNFLMAQLIKPYLISNDKSVDDWPERVKTYQIGQDINFKDGKLNLEFVGNRIDAIVGEGEDIKAEVLIDGKHPSEISDLYRFTRANETSSKDWPWDVAAPFLISWEKPPIDEDWTLIIEDVNSIEQEEKKELNFTFSVTGSKTGADGQGSNTEKFVSNSGRVVIEPFSWILSSRYPSPIKSGYTLKFKSLLLGTDVYEAPTIKDNNHELTITLAQGLKNTKHHLQLIPNKKGLVPIKAIRVYRPPLNETNIKKPLVADEVIPSSQENE
- a CDS encoding HsdM family class I SAM-dependent methyltransferase; the encoded protein is MNSKKEVIRCYGFLEPKIMQDEKEYCQSVSLEHRKKYAQFFTPYPIADFMAQWILGNTDCKTILDPAFGLGVFARAIFDNTDRNINITGLEIDSLILSQARKLNHHLNVNLYHQDYISQDWQENYDGIICNPPYFKFHDYDNKTNLKEIKQKLGITLTGFTNLYTLFLLKSIYQLNPNGRIAYIVPSEFLNSDYGKKIKDYLIKDGKLRYVIILDFAENIFTDAITTSSILLFAHDKKSQDLEFISVKSLTELNNLQTELNKYPQSLTGGNKLNYSQINPKLKWRLYYQPQQSLNFKNLVPFSAYGKVVRGIATGANDYFTFNLEKQKHYKIPDCYLLPCIPKANYINSPFFNLATFEELKEKNKKVLLLNVTDLQNENVKKYIQLGEENQIHKKHLTSHRKPWYAIEKRPPSPIWVSVFNRNGLRFIKNEAKIRNLTTFHCIYLNLLSANREDLLFAYLLTDVSKKIFQDNRREYGQGLEKFEPNDLNSSLVVNLDCITVQEEIKIIDLFQRYRKNIFSNHTQSEFLKEINEIFSRIITK
- the folP gene encoding dihydropteroate synthase; the protein is MDDLVIRGYSFNWGTRTYLMGILNVTPDSFSDGGEFNSLELALIQAKKMVTEGADIIDIGGQSTRPGAEQISLDEELNRVIPVIKALRSEISLPISIDTTRATVAQCAIEAGADMVNDISGGTFEPEMFSVVARLDVPIILMHIRGTPQTMQSLTDYQDLIAEIQHFLKGQINQALAVGVKRSHIIIDPGIGFAKTYEQNLQLLRQIVEFKSLDVPILVGASRKRFIGHILGENDPKQRVWGTAAACCAAIASKADILRVHDVKPMYDVCRVADAIWRTP